The following coding sequences lie in one Jonesia denitrificans DSM 20603 genomic window:
- the nrdE gene encoding class 1b ribonucleoside-diphosphate reductase subunit alpha translates to MTDQLDYHALNAMLNLYGPNGEIQFDKDREAARQYFLQHVNQNTVFFHSLEEKLDYLVENDYYEASVLNTYSREFITRLFDAAYAMKFRFETFLGAFKYYTSYTLKTFDGKRYLERFEDRVCMVALTLADGDETLALQLVDEIISGRFQPATPTFLNSGKKQRGEPVSCFLLRIEDNMESIARGVNSALQLSKRGGGVALLLSNLREFGAPIKKIENQSSGVIPVMKLLEDSFSYANQLGARQGAGAVYLHAHHPDIMRFLDTKRENADEKVRIKTLSIGVVIPDITFELAKKNEDMYLFSPYDVERIYGKPFADVNVSELYHEMVDDGRIRKTKIKARDFFQTIAELQFESGYPYVMFEDTVNKSNPIKGKITHSNLCSEILQVSTPSTYNDDLSYKEIGRDISCNLGSLNIAKAMDGGNLGATVDTAIRALTAVSDQTSIDSVPSIRHGNELGHAIGLGQMNLHGFLAREHIHYGSEEGIDFTSIYFYAVAYHAIKASNQLAIERGRAFGGFEDSTYASGEYFDKYTNRVWEPTTQRVKDLFEKFGIAIPTQDDWRELKKSVMEHGIYNQNLQAVPPTGSISYINNSTSSIHPIVSKIEIRKEGKIGRVYYPAPYMTNENLEYYQDAYEIGYEKIVDTYAAATEHVDQGLSLTLFFKDTATTRDVNRAQIYAWRKGIKTLYYIRLRQLALTGTEVEGCVSCML, encoded by the coding sequence ATGACTGACCAACTGGACTACCACGCGCTCAACGCGATGCTGAACCTCTACGGACCCAACGGAGAGATCCAGTTCGACAAAGACCGTGAAGCGGCCCGGCAGTACTTCCTCCAACACGTCAACCAAAACACGGTGTTCTTCCACAGCCTCGAGGAAAAACTCGACTACCTCGTGGAGAACGACTACTACGAAGCCAGCGTCCTGAACACCTACAGCCGTGAGTTCATCACCCGGCTATTCGACGCAGCCTACGCAATGAAATTCCGGTTTGAAACCTTCCTGGGCGCGTTCAAGTACTACACGTCCTACACCCTGAAAACATTCGACGGAAAACGCTACCTCGAACGCTTCGAAGACCGCGTCTGCATGGTTGCGCTCACCCTCGCCGACGGCGACGAAACCCTCGCTCTTCAACTCGTTGACGAGATCATCTCCGGGCGTTTCCAACCCGCAACCCCCACCTTCTTAAACTCCGGGAAAAAACAACGCGGCGAACCCGTGTCCTGCTTCCTGCTGCGCATCGAAGACAACATGGAGTCCATCGCCCGAGGCGTCAACTCCGCGCTTCAACTGTCCAAACGCGGGGGAGGGGTTGCGCTGCTGCTGTCCAACCTCCGCGAATTTGGTGCCCCCATTAAGAAGATCGAAAACCAGTCGTCCGGTGTCATCCCGGTCATGAAACTCCTGGAAGACTCCTTCTCTTACGCAAACCAACTCGGTGCACGTCAAGGGGCCGGTGCTGTGTACCTGCACGCCCACCACCCCGACATCATGCGGTTCCTGGACACCAAACGCGAAAACGCCGACGAAAAAGTTCGCATCAAAACCCTGTCCATTGGTGTGGTCATCCCCGACATCACCTTTGAGCTCGCGAAAAAGAACGAGGACATGTACCTGTTCTCGCCTTACGATGTGGAACGCATTTACGGCAAACCGTTTGCTGATGTCAACGTCTCCGAGCTGTACCACGAGATGGTCGACGACGGTCGCATCCGGAAAACCAAAATCAAAGCCCGCGACTTCTTCCAAACCATCGCGGAACTGCAGTTTGAATCTGGTTACCCGTACGTCATGTTCGAAGACACCGTGAACAAATCCAACCCCATCAAGGGCAAGATCACGCACTCGAACCTCTGCTCAGAAATCCTTCAGGTCTCCACCCCCTCGACCTACAACGATGACCTGTCGTACAAGGAAATCGGGCGGGACATTTCCTGCAACCTCGGCTCACTGAACATTGCCAAAGCAATGGACGGGGGAAACCTGGGGGCCACGGTTGACACCGCAATCCGCGCACTGACCGCGGTATCGGATCAAACCTCCATCGACTCGGTGCCCTCCATCCGGCACGGCAACGAACTAGGCCACGCCATTGGTTTAGGGCAAATGAACCTCCATGGGTTCCTTGCCCGCGAACACATCCATTACGGGTCAGAAGAAGGAATCGACTTCACCTCGATCTACTTCTACGCGGTGGCCTACCACGCCATCAAAGCCTCCAACCAACTCGCCATTGAGCGGGGGCGCGCCTTTGGTGGCTTCGAAGACTCCACCTACGCGTCCGGTGAATACTTTGACAAGTACACCAACCGAGTGTGGGAACCAACAACCCAACGTGTCAAAGACCTGTTCGAGAAGTTCGGGATCGCCATCCCCACCCAAGACGACTGGCGTGAACTGAAAAAGTCCGTCATGGAACACGGGATTTACAACCAGAACCTCCAGGCGGTTCCCCCCACCGGGTCGATCTCCTACATCAACAACTCGACGTCCTCAATCCACCCGATTGTCTCCAAAATTGAGATCCGCAAGGAAGGCAAAATCGGGCGCGTGTACTACCCAGCGCCGTACATGACCAACGAGAACCTCGAGTACTACCAAGACGCCTACGAAATCGGCTACGAAAAGATCGTCGACACGTACGCGGCAGCCACCGAGCACGTTGACCAAGGCCTGTCTTTGACGTTGTTCTTCAAGGACACCGCGACCACCCGTGACGTGAACCGTGCCCAAATTTACGCGTGGCGCAAGGGCATCAAAACTCTGTACTACATCCGACTCCGCCAACTCGCCCTCACCGGAACAGAGGTCGAAGGCTGCGTCTCCTGCATGCTGTAA
- a CDS encoding GH1 family beta-glucosidase produces MNHAAPRPLPADFTWGSATAAYQIEGAAREGGRGPSIWDTYSHTPGKTLNGDTGDIADDHYHRWSEDITHMSALGLDAYRFSISWPRVQPGGSGPFNAEGIAFYTNLVAGLKAAGIKPVVTLYHWDLPQELEDQGGWTNRDTAYRFADYARRMAQELGTDIDVWTTLNEPWCSAYLGYASGVHAPGRTDPVAALKAVHHLNLAHGLAGRAIREELGENTRVSITLNLHVTRMHNPDNPGDQDAHRRIDGLANRVFLEPLLDGRYPHDVLADTADLTDWSFIHEGDTDLIRIPLDILGVNYYSTGMVREATSGQGGSDNDGHGNSSHSPWVGADDVEWVQMPGPYTAMGWNIDPAGMTELLVSLRDRYPNQPLMVTENGAAFPDEVAPDGRIHDNERVAYLHDHIAAVLDARDAGVDVRGYFAWSLLDNFEWGWGYDRRFGIIRVDYETLERTWKDSAFWYRAVATGTTLPGVTDWDYTGEPQAQE; encoded by the coding sequence GTGAATCACGCCGCACCCCGCCCACTGCCCGCCGACTTCACCTGGGGATCCGCCACAGCTGCCTACCAAATCGAAGGGGCCGCCCGCGAAGGCGGGCGCGGCCCCTCCATCTGGGACACCTACAGCCACACCCCCGGAAAAACCCTCAACGGCGACACCGGCGACATCGCCGACGACCACTACCACCGGTGGAGCGAAGACATCACCCACATGTCAGCCCTCGGACTCGACGCCTACCGTTTCTCCATCTCCTGGCCCCGCGTCCAACCCGGAGGAAGCGGTCCATTCAACGCAGAAGGCATCGCGTTCTACACCAACCTCGTCGCCGGGCTGAAAGCCGCCGGAATCAAACCGGTGGTCACCCTCTACCACTGGGACCTGCCCCAAGAACTTGAAGACCAAGGCGGCTGGACCAACCGTGACACCGCCTACCGGTTCGCCGACTACGCGCGCCGCATGGCTCAAGAACTCGGCACCGACATCGATGTGTGGACCACTCTCAACGAACCCTGGTGCTCCGCGTACCTTGGGTACGCATCGGGAGTCCACGCGCCTGGCCGTACCGATCCTGTGGCAGCACTCAAAGCTGTCCACCACCTGAACCTCGCCCACGGACTGGCAGGCCGGGCAATCCGCGAAGAACTCGGGGAGAACACCCGAGTCTCCATCACCCTCAACCTGCACGTCACCCGCATGCACAACCCAGACAACCCCGGCGACCAAGACGCCCACCGGCGGATCGATGGGCTTGCCAACCGGGTCTTCCTCGAACCACTGCTGGACGGTCGCTACCCCCACGATGTCCTCGCCGATACTGCGGACCTCACCGACTGGTCATTCATCCACGAGGGTGACACCGACCTCATTCGCATTCCTCTGGACATCCTTGGCGTGAACTACTACTCCACCGGGATGGTCCGAGAAGCAACCTCAGGCCAAGGCGGTTCTGACAACGACGGTCACGGGAATTCCAGCCATTCCCCTTGGGTTGGCGCCGACGACGTTGAGTGGGTCCAGATGCCTGGCCCATACACCGCAATGGGCTGGAACATTGACCCGGCCGGGATGACCGAACTTCTCGTGTCTTTGCGCGATCGCTACCCCAACCAGCCACTCATGGTGACCGAAAACGGCGCTGCCTTCCCCGACGAGGTCGCCCCCGATGGCCGCATCCACGACAACGAGCGGGTTGCCTACCTCCACGACCACATTGCTGCGGTTCTCGATGCGCGCGACGCCGGGGTTGATGTGCGCGGCTACTTCGCGTGGTCACTTCTCGATAACTTCGAATGGGGCTGGGGGTACGACCGCCGCTTTGGCATCATCCGCGTCGACTACGAAACCCTTGAACGCACCTGGAAAGACTCGGCATTCTGGTACCGGGCTGTCGCCACAGGGACCACGCTGCCTGGTGTGACCGACTGGGACTACACAGGGGAACCCCAAGCGCAGGAATGA
- a CDS encoding TrlF family AAA-like ATPase, with the protein MVGTEAERSRGTAWRIWDLHIHTPSSLVQHYGADTDHIWDRFIGELEALPPDISVIGINDYWFLDGYKRVLDAKRRGRLQNIEAIFPVIEMRLDQFGGTAGDLFRVNLHVVFDPELDADFIQAQFIGALQPKINLSPLHAGLKWQAVITKDSLADLGSKIKKTVPESEKSRYGSDLIEGFNNINVRLEDVQGILDGPNFKGRTLVGIGKTEWRNIKWNDQSIAAKKNVINSSHFVFTAYEDTARWASDVQMLRESQVTHKVLDCSDAHYFADSDQSMRLGECQTWINTTPTLAGLAYAIEEFDRRVYVGLEPPALSRIRRNPERFIERVRISSGKQEFDLFNHDLPLNSGFVAVVGNKGQGKSAFLDCIALGGNSSRNNEFAFLSPTRFLSTSNQKSARQYSTELVWATGASRKVPLDQSHDHAVPVSVEYLPQMFVERVCNLDPETDDSDEFERELRTVLFTHIPESDRAGEKTFDALLAQKTQSSQTDIRRLRDELRAVVRQYVAVTDFRANNKSTEVQGRLALKESEVNTAKADVDAAKALLAQIDAESRDDGELAALRQQSEEIEETRSGWLTKRSSNDHQQAQVKQQLAAMEVLAHKAEVIRSDVAELNRQAEEVLRGVVTGEPFLHLTVNSSRYDSWRAASEALLADLKSASEVLGRELQALEQARRENTDALSAADSARERARQRVLQSEERVAALLGDESDEESHAGLAALLKRIDETPARVDALRAEIIERSENIYRALDSQLRAVESLYAPASHFIAQSEVVKNAGLEFNAELRLLSTWKSVSSGLDGRRNGDFTDWLTDLPQRLEDTSWEQLSAQLAEALSRLERERGEQDGELRNPSSALRNSTTLEAFLMSMFDLSWLEVRFGLTGDGQPLSQLSPGQRGLVLALFYLVVDRRMTPLLLDQPEENLDNETIASKLVPAIHEAAGRRQTIVVTHNANLAIVGDADQIVHCQVQDQRFTVSSGSIAELDVAKFALNILEGAKPAFDNRRHKYEAFLSLV; encoded by the coding sequence TTGGTCGGAACAGAAGCAGAGCGTTCACGTGGAACGGCGTGGCGTATCTGGGATTTGCACATTCATACGCCTTCCTCGCTTGTTCAGCATTACGGTGCAGACACGGATCACATCTGGGATCGTTTCATTGGGGAACTGGAGGCGCTGCCACCGGACATCAGCGTCATCGGCATTAACGACTACTGGTTCCTGGACGGGTACAAGCGTGTTCTTGATGCCAAGAGGCGCGGCAGGCTTCAGAATATCGAAGCCATCTTCCCGGTGATTGAGATGCGACTCGACCAGTTCGGAGGCACGGCCGGGGACTTGTTCAGAGTCAACCTCCATGTTGTCTTTGACCCTGAGCTTGACGCCGACTTTATCCAAGCTCAGTTCATCGGCGCGCTACAACCAAAGATTAACCTCTCACCACTTCACGCAGGGCTAAAGTGGCAAGCTGTCATCACCAAGGATTCGCTTGCCGACCTCGGATCCAAGATCAAAAAGACTGTGCCTGAAAGCGAGAAGTCGAGGTACGGGTCCGATCTGATTGAGGGATTCAACAACATAAACGTTCGGCTCGAAGACGTGCAGGGCATTCTTGACGGACCGAACTTCAAGGGCAGGACGCTGGTCGGTATCGGCAAGACTGAATGGCGGAATATCAAGTGGAATGATCAGTCGATCGCTGCCAAGAAGAACGTGATCAATTCGTCGCACTTCGTCTTCACCGCCTACGAAGACACCGCCCGGTGGGCTAGTGATGTGCAGATGCTTAGGGAGAGCCAGGTCACCCACAAAGTTCTAGATTGCAGCGACGCACACTACTTCGCCGATTCGGACCAGAGCATGCGACTCGGTGAATGTCAGACCTGGATCAACACAACGCCGACACTCGCGGGGCTTGCCTACGCTATTGAAGAGTTTGATCGCCGCGTTTACGTAGGGCTTGAACCACCGGCCCTTAGCCGGATTCGGAGAAATCCAGAGCGGTTCATCGAGAGAGTTCGAATCAGCTCCGGGAAGCAAGAGTTTGACCTCTTCAACCATGACCTTCCGCTCAACTCCGGCTTTGTTGCTGTCGTTGGCAACAAGGGGCAGGGGAAGTCTGCGTTCCTTGATTGCATTGCATTGGGCGGGAACTCGTCGAGGAATAATGAGTTCGCGTTTTTGAGTCCAACTCGCTTCCTCAGCACGTCAAACCAGAAGAGCGCACGGCAGTACAGCACGGAACTCGTCTGGGCCACCGGAGCATCACGCAAGGTCCCACTCGATCAATCTCACGACCATGCGGTGCCGGTTTCGGTTGAATATCTGCCCCAGATGTTTGTAGAGCGTGTCTGTAATCTAGATCCTGAGACGGATGACTCCGATGAGTTTGAGCGCGAGCTTAGGACGGTGCTCTTCACCCACATTCCTGAGAGTGACAGGGCCGGGGAGAAGACCTTCGATGCGCTTCTCGCTCAAAAGACGCAGTCGTCACAAACGGACATCAGGAGGCTCAGAGACGAGCTTCGAGCAGTGGTTCGTCAATACGTGGCTGTGACAGACTTCCGAGCGAACAACAAGTCCACGGAGGTTCAAGGGCGGCTTGCTCTCAAAGAGTCGGAAGTCAATACTGCGAAAGCGGATGTCGATGCTGCTAAAGCCTTGCTAGCTCAGATTGACGCGGAGAGCAGGGATGATGGCGAGCTTGCGGCACTGAGGCAACAGTCGGAGGAAATCGAGGAAACGCGATCCGGATGGCTCACCAAACGTAGCAGCAACGATCATCAGCAAGCACAGGTGAAGCAACAGCTTGCTGCCATGGAAGTCCTCGCGCACAAGGCAGAAGTTATCCGTTCTGATGTTGCCGAACTTAATCGCCAGGCGGAAGAGGTTCTGCGTGGGGTTGTAACTGGGGAACCTTTCCTGCACTTGACAGTAAACAGTTCACGCTACGACTCCTGGCGAGCGGCCAGCGAAGCGCTGCTCGCGGATCTCAAGTCTGCTTCCGAAGTGCTTGGTCGGGAGCTTCAAGCGCTGGAGCAAGCTCGACGCGAGAATACAGACGCACTTTCTGCTGCAGACAGCGCCCGTGAGAGGGCACGCCAACGCGTACTACAGTCTGAAGAGCGCGTTGCTGCTCTGCTTGGTGACGAAAGCGATGAAGAGTCGCATGCGGGCCTCGCGGCTTTGCTCAAACGTATTGATGAAACACCCGCAAGGGTGGACGCGCTTCGCGCCGAGATCATCGAGCGTTCAGAGAACATCTACCGGGCACTGGATAGTCAGCTCCGAGCTGTTGAGAGTCTGTATGCACCGGCGTCTCACTTCATCGCTCAGTCGGAGGTAGTGAAGAACGCTGGGCTTGAGTTCAATGCAGAGCTTCGTCTCCTGTCTACGTGGAAGAGCGTGTCATCTGGACTTGATGGTCGTCGAAACGGTGACTTCACGGATTGGCTCACGGACCTTCCACAACGTCTTGAAGATACCTCATGGGAGCAACTCTCAGCACAACTAGCAGAGGCGTTGAGTCGCCTTGAGCGCGAGCGGGGCGAACAAGACGGCGAATTGAGGAACCCGTCAAGCGCGCTTCGAAACAGCACAACACTCGAGGCATTTCTGATGAGCATGTTCGATCTGTCTTGGCTCGAAGTTCGGTTTGGCCTGACTGGCGACGGACAACCGTTGTCGCAGCTGTCGCCAGGGCAGCGTGGCTTGGTGCTAGCGCTCTTCTACCTAGTCGTCGATCGTAGAATGACGCCTCTTCTCTTGGACCAACCGGAAGAGAACCTCGACAATGAAACCATCGCGTCGAAGTTGGTTCCCGCGATCCACGAGGCTGCCGGCAGGCGGCAGACAATTGTCGTTACACACAATGCGAACCTCGCGATTGTGGGGGATGCGGACCAGATCGTTCATTGCCAGGTGCAGGATCAACGGTTCACCGTGAGCAGCGGTAGTATCGCCGAACTAGACGTGGCGAAGTTTGCACTAAATATTCTGGAAGGGGCGAAGCCCGCCTTTGATAATCGTCGGCACAAATATGAGGCATTCCTGTCTCTCGTCTGA
- the nrdF gene encoding class 1b ribonucleoside-diphosphate reductase subunit beta has protein sequence MSTGKIKLIDRVTAINWNRIEDDKDLEVWDRLVGNFWVPEKVPVSNDIQSWATLTPQEQELTTRVFTGLTLLDTIQGTVGAVSLIPDALTPHEEAVLTNIAFMESVHAKSYSTIFSTLISTPEIDEAFRWSEENPHLQRKAEIILEYYRGDDPLKRKVASTLLESFLFYSGFYLPMYWSSRAKLTNTADLIRLIIRDEAVHGYYIGYKYQKGLEAVTPERREELKAYTFDLLYELYDNEVAYTESLYDGVGLTEDVKKFLRYNANKALLNLGYEALFPKDETDVNPAILSALSPNADENHDFFSGSGSSYVIGKAVNTEDEDWDF, from the coding sequence GTGTCTACCGGAAAAATCAAGCTGATTGACCGTGTCACGGCCATTAACTGGAACCGCATCGAGGATGACAAAGACCTTGAGGTGTGGGACCGGCTCGTCGGGAACTTCTGGGTCCCCGAAAAGGTCCCCGTATCCAACGACATCCAGTCCTGGGCGACCCTGACCCCACAAGAACAAGAACTCACCACCCGTGTGTTCACCGGGTTGACCCTGCTCGACACCATCCAAGGGACTGTGGGCGCGGTGTCCCTTATCCCTGACGCACTGACCCCACACGAGGAAGCGGTCCTCACGAACATTGCGTTCATGGAGTCTGTGCACGCCAAGTCGTACTCAACGATCTTCTCCACCCTGATCTCCACCCCAGAGATCGACGAAGCGTTCCGGTGGTCGGAAGAAAACCCCCACCTGCAACGCAAAGCAGAGATCATCCTCGAGTACTACCGTGGTGATGACCCGTTGAAACGGAAGGTTGCCTCAACACTGCTTGAGTCCTTCCTCTTCTACTCCGGGTTCTACCTGCCCATGTACTGGTCCTCACGGGCGAAGCTGACAAACACAGCTGACCTGATCCGCCTCATCATCCGTGACGAGGCAGTCCACGGCTACTACATTGGTTACAAATACCAAAAAGGGTTGGAAGCGGTCACCCCGGAACGCCGTGAAGAACTCAAGGCATACACGTTCGACCTGCTGTACGAACTGTATGACAACGAGGTGGCGTACACCGAGTCACTGTATGACGGTGTCGGCCTCACCGAGGACGTGAAGAAGTTCCTGCGTTACAACGCGAACAAAGCACTACTCAACCTTGGGTACGAAGCACTGTTCCCCAAGGACGAAACAGACGTCAACCCAGCGATCTTGTCAGCGCTGTCACCCAACGCCGACGAAAACCACGACTTCTTCTCCGGTTCTGGCTCCTCCTACGTCATTGGGAAAGCCGTCAACACCGAAGACGAGGACTGGGACTTCTGA
- a CDS encoding LacI family DNA-binding transcriptional regulator, whose translation MVNTVGHLDSGASDAALFPQGAIGLIRTAPRRMVTVEPFFMEFIAGVESELTPLGVSVLLAVVEDVDAECETYRRWASMGMVDAVLVVNIHANDPRPHLLHELGIPAVLVGQWSGPPEFPSVTANDAAAMTAVFSHLAEGGHRKIAHITGPAQYAHTQQRCEVLDVLARQRGIRVLTFEGDYSDTSGELLTTEALASDPPPTALIFDNDVMAVAGLHAVRSAGKKVPDDVAIVGWDDSPLCRLTEPPLTTATLDIFAMGQQAARSLVTSLKTGDVGAPTLMTATLNARGSTRVPQ comes from the coding sequence GTGGTGAACACGGTAGGGCACCTCGATAGTGGCGCGTCAGATGCGGCGTTGTTTCCTCAGGGGGCAATTGGGTTGATCCGTACCGCCCCGCGCCGGATGGTCACGGTGGAACCATTTTTTATGGAGTTTATCGCTGGGGTGGAGTCTGAGCTTACTCCGTTGGGGGTGTCGGTTCTCCTGGCTGTGGTGGAGGATGTCGACGCCGAATGTGAGACGTACCGGCGGTGGGCGTCGATGGGCATGGTGGATGCTGTTCTGGTTGTCAACATTCACGCGAATGATCCGCGTCCGCACCTGTTGCATGAGTTGGGGATCCCGGCTGTGTTGGTGGGCCAGTGGTCTGGTCCCCCGGAGTTTCCCTCAGTCACCGCAAATGACGCTGCTGCCATGACGGCGGTGTTTTCTCACCTTGCTGAGGGTGGGCATCGAAAGATCGCGCACATCACTGGTCCTGCCCAGTACGCGCACACGCAGCAGCGGTGTGAGGTGTTGGATGTGTTAGCCCGCCAGCGTGGGATCCGTGTACTCACCTTCGAGGGGGATTATTCGGATACGAGTGGGGAACTGCTCACCACTGAGGCGTTAGCGTCAGACCCGCCCCCCACTGCGTTGATTTTTGACAACGATGTGATGGCGGTCGCTGGTTTACATGCGGTGCGTTCGGCCGGGAAGAAGGTACCTGATGACGTGGCAATTGTGGGGTGGGATGATTCGCCCTTGTGCCGACTGACAGAGCCCCCGTTGACCACGGCGACCTTGGACATTTTTGCGATGGGCCAGCAGGCTGCACGGTCACTGGTCACTTCTTTGAAGACCGGTGACGTGGGCGCGCCGACGTTGATGACTGCGACATTGAACGCTCGGGGGTCAACCCGCGTACCCCAGTAA
- the nrdH gene encoding glutaredoxin-like protein NrdH, protein MSVTVYSKPSCVQCDATYRALDKKGVEYTVIDLTQDPEAMDMVRQLGYMQAPVVMAGDEHWAGFRPDRIAALAARVSVTA, encoded by the coding sequence ATGAGCGTTACCGTTTACAGCAAGCCCTCATGCGTGCAGTGCGACGCAACCTACCGCGCACTGGACAAAAAGGGTGTTGAGTACACGGTCATTGACCTCACCCAAGACCCCGAAGCCATGGATATGGTTCGGCAGCTGGGCTACATGCAAGCACCCGTCGTCATGGCCGGCGACGAGCACTGGGCAGGATTCCGCCCCGACCGCATCGCCGCACTCGCAGCACGCGTGTCCGTGACCGCCTAA